The following are encoded in a window of Syngnathus scovelli strain Florida chromosome 4, RoL_Ssco_1.2, whole genome shotgun sequence genomic DNA:
- the LOC125966812 gene encoding lactase-like protein, with protein QKSGQQGLGASRLPVLSAQEKCYIKGTCDFLGLGHFTTRYVTQKSYPSSIGDSYFADRDLAELVDPQWPDPGSEWLYSVTWGFRRLLNFVKTQNRNPMIYVTENGVSEKTLCTDLCDDWRMQYYKDYINEMLKAVKDGVNVKGYIAWSLLDNFEWNEGYAERFGLY; from the exons CAGAAGAGTGGCCAACAGGGCCTTGGAGCTTCGCGGCTGCCGGTATTATCAGCACAGGAAAAGTGTTACATCAAGGGTACCTGTGACTTCCTGGGCCTCGGCCACTTCACAACTCGTTATGTCACCCAAAAAAGTTATCCATCAAGCATTGGAGACAGCTACTTTGCAGATCGAGACCTGGCGGAGTTGGTTGACCCACAGTGGCCTGACCCTGGCTCTGAATGGCTCTATTCTGTGACCTGGGGCTTTAGACGCTTGTTGAACTTTGTCAAG ACTCAGAACAGGAACCCAATGATCTACGTGACAGAAAACGGTGTATCAGAGAAGACACTGTGCACTGACCTCTGTGATGACTGGAGGATGCAGTACTACAAAGACTACATCAATGAGATGCTCAAAG ctgtcaAGGACGGGGTAAATGTCAAGGGCTACATTGCCTGGTCACTCCTGGATAACTTTGAGTGGAATGAAGGCTACGCCGAGAGATTTGGCCTCTACTAG